One Methanomassiliicoccales archaeon genomic window, TCCTGGTTGAAGCCTATTCCCAGCGCCTTGTCCGTGGAGGTTATGGTGATCTTTATCATATCACCCTGGCCTACCACATGGGATCCAGTGCTCCATTGGAAGTCGGCTATGTTGACTTCCCTGCTAGCACTATAGGTCGTATCTCCGGCTGTATCACCGTATGCCAGGAACATGTTAAGGTCACCGCTCACGAGTGTGATGACCACATTGTCCAGGTTTATGGCTGGGGAGCCAGCGGCTAGCCTAACGTATATAGTTATGTTATCAACGCTGGCGCGTGTGCTCTGGTTAACTTGTGCCACAACGTCCTGAACCACGAATCCTGAAGCGACGTTGTTAATAGCCTGGTCACCAGTGGACTGAGCCTGCTCCCTTACCTGGTTTGCAGTGCTGATCAAGACGGACGCGGCTACGGCGGCAACCAGCACCATGGCGATGAAGACGATCATCGTCCCGATGCCGATCTCACCTCTCTTGTCCTTCTTCATCCACATTTTCTTGTGCATTTACGCTCTCTCCTTGCTGCTTGCCGATCGAACACTAATGTTCAACGTCGGGCCGCATCGGACTTGTTTTACCCAATTGTGTCTTGCTTGTTGTAGTGTTCACGGCCCTTCATTGCTTCCAATTGGGCTCTTATAACTCGAACTAATGCACAACCTAATAAAGGCCCAAGGCACGGTTATCATGAATCAAAGTTGATAATAGCCAGGAATGAGAATAAAAAAGAATTCATGGGTATGTGTTATCTATTTAGATAGTAAAAATAGAGGGGAGTTAATAATATATTACAATTACAAGCGAGCAAAATGTTGAAAAAAGATTTTTCTATAAATGTACTAATAA contains:
- a CDS encoding archaellin/type IV pilin N-terminal domain-containing protein, whose protein sequence is MHKKMWMKKDKRGEIGIGTMIVFIAMVLVAAVAASVLISTANQVREQAQSTGDQAINNVASGFVVQDVVAQVNQSTRASVDNITIYVRLAAGSPAINLDNVVITLVSGDLNMFLAYGDTAGDTTYSASREVNIADFQWSTGSHVVGQGDMIKITITSTDKALGIGFNQDGEIKIMPAYGQVTLITFKTGEAFPNEFFSLK